A part of Podarcis muralis chromosome 15, rPodMur119.hap1.1, whole genome shotgun sequence genomic DNA contains:
- the RPUSD4 gene encoding pseudouridylate synthase RPUSD4, mitochondrial isoform X1, giving the protein MAAQSGAPHRALRLVLKAGRRAFSHSQGAAAPLSAQQLAEKIRAEKQEQKKKQAEVPKDRVSRRVQELAQLTKQLQRVHPNVLAKALKNGILYQNKEIVVINKPYGLPVHGGPKVKMCITDVLPVLAKMLDGMKAEPLHLCHRLDKETTGVMVLARDEDTAHQIQQLFKTRQVEKKYWAICIGEPKPAEGVVDIPIMEKEAEGNQLHYKMTLAPNYRMSSEDGNMFKVRKHRDASMAVTQYRVLSSSSSCSLLELHPVTGVKHQIRVHLAYGLGCPILGDHKYSHWNKLAPQKLPKAALKRLGLEQVKARHLPLHLHACQLTLPAKNGSEEDKIHLVCKPPLFFIRSLQRLKLEFPEIRNSEPKQ; this is encoded by the exons ATGGCGGCTCAGAGTGGCGCCCCTCACCGCGCTCTGCGGCTCGTTTTGAAAGCTGGCCGGAGGGCCTTTTCTCACAGCCAGGGCGCGGCCGCCCCTCTCAGCGCCCAGCAGCTGGCGGAGAAAATACGAGCCGAGAAGCAGGAGCAGAAGAAAAAGCAGGCCGAG GTTCCTAAAGACAGAGTATCACGGCGGGTGCAAGAACTTGCTCAGCTTACGAAGCAGTTGCAGCGGGTTCATCCTAATGTGTTGGCCAAGGCACTAAAAAATGGAATCCTCtaccagaacaaagagattgtgGTGATTAACAAACCTTATGGCCTCCCTGTTCATG GTGGCCCCAAGGTAAAAATGTGCATCACTGATGTGCTGCCAGTACTGGCAAAGATGTTGGATGGCATGAAAGCTGAACCCCTTCATCTCTGTCACCGGCTGGATAAAGAAACAACTGGAGTGATGGTGCTTGCCCGGGATGAGGACACCGCACACCAGATCCAGCAGCTCTTCAAAACCCGACAGGTGGAGAAAAAATATTG GGCGATCTGCATTGGAGAACCAAAGCCAGCAGAGGGAGTGGTGGATATTCCCATCATGGAGAAGGAAGCCGAGGGCAACCAATTGCACTATAAA ATGACACTTGCGCCAAACTATCGCATGTCCTCTGAGGATGGGAATATGTTCAAAGTCCGCAAGCACAGAGATGCCAGTATGGCAGTGACCCAGTACCGAGTGCTGAGTAGTTCCTCCTCTTGTTCCCTCCTTGAACTGCACCCAGTCACAG GAGTGAAGCACCAAATCAGAGTCCACTTGGCCTATGGCTTAGGCTGTCCAATCCTTGGAGACCACAAATACTCCCATTGGAACAAGCTTGCACCACAG AAGCTTCCAAAGGCTGCATTGAAGAGGCTGGGCTTGGAACAAGTCAAAGCTCGCCACCTCCCACTTCACCTCCATGCCTGCCAACTCACTCTGCCTGCAAAAAACGGCAGCGAAGAAGATAAAATCCACTTGGTTTGCAAGCCACCCCTGTTCTTCATTCGCTCCTTACAGCGACTGAAGCTGGAGTTCCCAGAAATACGAAATAGTGAACCAAAGCAATGA
- the PANX3 gene encoding pannexin-3 — MSIAHTAGEYMLSDALLPDPNGSRAKGLRLELSCDRIVKFVTVGLPLLLVSLSFAREFSSGSQISCFSPANFTGKQSAYVDAVCWDSLLHHDYDTVGDSQSRSLWVLKVFPYSLLVIAVAMYLPSLLWRYAAASSLNCDLLFIIDELDKSYNRSIRLVQHMVKLQQSGTDPEELWEEYDKARRERYFEFPLLERYLTCKQRSYYLVGVYVLRNLLLLFLLAATCFYLAYFHVGVFFQDEFSCTIKVGLLKDELHIPGSVPCKLVFFTVFQVTSICIGCVYVLLGPVVIYHLLQLCQWDKRLLSIYEMLPAFDLLSRKMLTCPLNDLNIILLFLRANISEVKSFSRLSVLCTLRDVRADKEDIDTVVDFMTLLAGLEMLKPKHNLCANGNSPHHNSEIIEMKPALESKED; from the exons ATGTCGATCGCACACACCGCGGGCGAGTATATGCTCTCGGATGCTTTGCTTCCGGATCCGAATGGCTCCAGGGCAAAGGGGCTTCGCTTGGAGCTATCGTGTGACCGCATTGTGAAGTTTGTCACTGTGGGGCTGCCCCTGCTGCTCGTGTCCCTGTCGTTTGCGCGGGAATTTTCGTCTG GCTCCCAGATCAGTTGCTTCTCTCCCGCCAACTTCACAGGGAAGCAATCGGCCTACGTCGACGCTGTGTGCTGGGACTCCTTGCTTCACCATGACTACGATACTGTGGGAGACTCTCAATCCAGATCTCTCTGGGTCCTCAAG GTCTTCCCATATTCCTTGCTGGTGATTGCAGTCGCCATGTACCTGCCTTCTCTGCTCTGGAGATATGCAGCTGCCTCGTCGCTGAACTGCGACCTGCTCTTCATCATCGATGAGCTGGACAAATCCTACAACCGTTCCATCCGCTTAGTGCAGCACATGGTGAAACTACAACAGTCTGGGACCGACCCAGAAGAGCTATGGGAGGAATATGACAA GGCTCGCAGGGAACGCTATTTTGAATTCCCATTACTGGAGAGGTACCTCACCTGCAAGCAGCGCTCCTACTACCTCGTTGGGGTCTACGTGCTAcggaacctcctcctcctcttcctcctcgctgCCACCTGCTTCTACTTGGCCTACTTCCACGTGGGCGTCTTTTTCCAAGATGAGTTCAGCTGCACCATCAAGGTGGGCCTGCTAAAAGATGAGCTTCACATCCCAGGTTCGGTCCCCTGCAAGCTCGTCTTCTTCACCGTCTTCCAGGTGACCAGCATCTGCATCGGGTGCGTGTACGTCCTTCTGGGGCCCGTCGTCATCTACCACCTGCTTCAGTTGTGCCAATGGGACAAGCGGCTCCTATCTATCTACGAGATGCTGCCAGCTTTTGACCTCCTCAGCAGGAAGATGCTGACCTGCCCTCTGAACGACCTGAACATCATTTTGCTGTTTCTGCGCGCCAACATCTCGGAGGTCAAGTCCTTCAGCAGGCTGAGTGTGCTGTGCACTCTGAGGGATGTCAGGGCGGATAAGGAAGACATTGACACGGTGGTGGATTTTATGACCCTCTTGGCTGGTCTGGAGATGTTGAAGCCTAAGCACAATCTCTGTGCCAATGGAAACTCGCCTCATCACAACAGTGAAATTATTG AAATGAAGCCTGCCTTGGAATCTAAAGAAGACTGA
- the RPUSD4 gene encoding pseudouridylate synthase RPUSD4, mitochondrial isoform X2 translates to MVARERKGRAAQATPTSGFRLLFSDSPKQDGGSEWRPSPRSAARFESWPEGLFSQPGRGRPSQRPAAGGENTSREAGAEEKAGRGGPKVKMCITDVLPVLAKMLDGMKAEPLHLCHRLDKETTGVMVLARDEDTAHQIQQLFKTRQVEKKYWAICIGEPKPAEGVVDIPIMEKEAEGNQLHYKMTLAPNYRMSSEDGNMFKVRKHRDASMAVTQYRVLSSSSSCSLLELHPVTGVKHQIRVHLAYGLGCPILGDHKYSHWNKLAPQKLPKAALKRLGLEQVKARHLPLHLHACQLTLPAKNGSEEDKIHLVCKPPLFFIRSLQRLKLEFPEIRNSEPKQ, encoded by the exons ATGGTAGCGCGCGAGCGAAAGGGGAGGGCGGCGCAGGCCACGCCCACATCCGGGTTCCGTTTGCTTTTTTCGGACAGCCCTAAACAAGATGGCGGCTCAGAGTGGCGCCCCTCACCGCGCTCTGCGGCTCGTTTTGAAAGCTGGCCGGAGGGCCTTTTCTCACAGCCAGGGCGCGGCCGCCCCTCTCAGCGCCCAGCAGCTGGCGGAGAAAATACGAGCCGAGAAGCAGGAGCAGAAGAAAAAGCAGGCCGAG GTGGCCCCAAGGTAAAAATGTGCATCACTGATGTGCTGCCAGTACTGGCAAAGATGTTGGATGGCATGAAAGCTGAACCCCTTCATCTCTGTCACCGGCTGGATAAAGAAACAACTGGAGTGATGGTGCTTGCCCGGGATGAGGACACCGCACACCAGATCCAGCAGCTCTTCAAAACCCGACAGGTGGAGAAAAAATATTG GGCGATCTGCATTGGAGAACCAAAGCCAGCAGAGGGAGTGGTGGATATTCCCATCATGGAGAAGGAAGCCGAGGGCAACCAATTGCACTATAAA ATGACACTTGCGCCAAACTATCGCATGTCCTCTGAGGATGGGAATATGTTCAAAGTCCGCAAGCACAGAGATGCCAGTATGGCAGTGACCCAGTACCGAGTGCTGAGTAGTTCCTCCTCTTGTTCCCTCCTTGAACTGCACCCAGTCACAG GAGTGAAGCACCAAATCAGAGTCCACTTGGCCTATGGCTTAGGCTGTCCAATCCTTGGAGACCACAAATACTCCCATTGGAACAAGCTTGCACCACAG AAGCTTCCAAAGGCTGCATTGAAGAGGCTGGGCTTGGAACAAGTCAAAGCTCGCCACCTCCCACTTCACCTCCATGCCTGCCAACTCACTCTGCCTGCAAAAAACGGCAGCGAAGAAGATAAAATCCACTTGGTTTGCAAGCCACCCCTGTTCTTCATTCGCTCCTTACAGCGACTGAAGCTGGAGTTCCCAGAAATACGAAATAGTGAACCAAAGCAATGA